A part of Terriglobus roseus genomic DNA contains:
- a CDS encoding toxin-antitoxin system HicB family antitoxin has product MEQKKVLSFPLRLSPSVRMQATDLARLEGISLNHFISLAVAEKISRMEHESWLRQQGKTASTSLPMQTPMRRF; this is encoded by the coding sequence ATGGAACAAAAGAAAGTACTGAGTTTTCCTCTCCGTCTGAGTCCGTCGGTACGCATGCAAGCCACAGATCTTGCGCGTCTGGAAGGTATCTCCCTCAACCACTTCATCAGTCTGGCCGTCGCAGAGAAGATCAGCCGCATGGAACATGAAAGCTGGCTGCGACAGCAAGGTAAGACTGCATCCACCAGCTTGCCGATGCAGACACCCATGCGTCGCTTCTGA